A genomic window from Montipora capricornis isolate CH-2021 chromosome 8, ASM3666992v2, whole genome shotgun sequence includes:
- the LOC138013448 gene encoding fascin-2-like, producing MAPKTYTWTLGLMNDASSKYLTLETFGFKLNVDGVSLKKKQMWTLEQDEGSQICYFRSHLNRYLSADPKGNVKCEEEERGEETKFTVETQSSGKWAIKSVYGAYFGGTNDQLKCIAKPAGTELWCIQLAMHPQVNLKSSRRTRFAHLNTKTETLEATEIIPWGADAMITLEFDETQGKYAIVASNGKYLSNDGSLHEEAGKKSLFTIEFHEGELAFRTDKGTYLTAVGTGKIQAGKNTAVGRDELFTIQDSPPQVSFIGPKAGRRLSIHQGMDVGLERHGELTDTEIFQLEFDKTNNKVALLGSKGLYWALGDKGVTASVKEPGANSWFELEWHGKQVVFKAHTGNYITGKDNGQLIEGSDTIDEEKAYHIPEVVNRPMLVLRGDHGFVGVKPGTNRIESYRSKYDVFLVTCSEGKYKISTAAGKFWSTDDGNNIVLCDDESGAGEYSIELPKYNRMAIKAENGSYIQGHQNGSFAATGKEIGKASLWEY from the exons ATGGCTCCCAAGACGTATACATGGACTCTTGGACTCATGAACGACGCCAGCAGTAAATACCTAACTCTTGAGACGTTCGGTTTCAAGTTAAACGTGGATGGTGTCTCcttgaagaaaaaacaaatgtgGACTCTGGAGCAGGATGAGGGAAGTCAAATTTGCTACTTTCGAAGTCACCTTAACAGATATCTTTCTGCCGATCCCAAAGGCAATGTGAAGTGCGAGGAAGAAGAGCGAGGTGAGGAAACCAAATTCACGGTCGAGACACAATCCAGTGGGAAGTGGGCCATAAAGAGCGTGTATGGGGCGTACTTCGGCGGAACGAATGACCAGCTAAAATGCATTGCGAAGCCAGCCGGCACAGAGCTGTGGTGCATTCAGTTGGCAATGCATCCTCAAGTAAACTTGAAAAGCTCTCGAAGAACTCGATTCGCCCATCTTAACACGAAGACGGAAACCCTCGAAGCCACCGAGATAATTCCTTGGGGTGCAGACGCTATGATCACTCTAGAATTCGATGAAACTCAAGGAAAATATGCGATAGTGGCGAGCAATGGAAAGTATTTAAGCAACGATGGTTCTCTCCACGAGGAGGCCGGAAAAAAGAGTCTCTTCACCATTGAATTCCATGAGGGGGAGTTGGCTTTCAGGACCGACAAGGGCACTTATCTTACGGCCGTGGGAACAGGCAAGATTCAGGCTGGTAAAAACACTGCTGTTGGAAGAGACGAGCTGTTCACAATTCAAGATAGCCCACCGCAAGTTTCATTCATTGGACCGAAGGCTGGTCGGCGCCTCTCTATTCATCAAG GCATGGACGTTGGCCTGGAACGTCATGGTGAACTCACAGACACTGAAATCTTCCAGCTGGAGTTTGACAAAACAAATAACAAAGTGGCACTACTTGGTAGTAAGGGGTTGTATTGGGCCTTGGGTGACAAAGGTGTGACAGCCTCAGTTAAGGAACCTGGAGCCAACTCATGGTTTGAGCTTGAATGGCATGGTAAGCAAGTTGTGTTTAAGGCACACACTGGCAACTATATCACAGGCAAGGATAATGGTCAGCTCATTGAGGGCAGTGACACCATTGATGAGGAGAAGGCGTATCACATCCCGGAGGTTGTCAACAGGCCAATGTTGGTGCTTCGTGGTGACCATGGCTTTGTTGGTGTCAAACCAGGGACAAACAGAATTGAGAGTTACCGCTCAAAATATGATGTTTTTCTTGTGACATGCAGTGAGGGCAAGTACAAAATAAGTACTGCTGCAGGAAAGTTCTGGAGCACAGATGATGGAAACAACATTGTGCTGTGTGATGATGAAAGTGGTGCTGGCGAGTACTCTATTGAACTTCCCAAGTACAACAGAATGGCAATAAAGGCAGAAAATGGTTCCTACATCCAAGGCCACCAGAATGGATCATTTGCAGCAACTGGAAAAGAGATTGGAAAAGCGAGCTTATGGGAATACTAG
- the LOC138013446 gene encoding metabotropic glutamate receptor-like → MDQCIARVPLMVILLSFILQAANTASAGKSLKRNGEALIGGLVSVHQKGSVSDSECATPDLNGILTVEAILFAIEEINSKKHVDLKATLGCDIRDTCPRPYKAALDLVLYRPKEPFLAAAVGKLPHDEQSEYRHVILLLLSSSTPHMSCIPSTYRVKKKPDLISHAEFIFHATARDRTNLRAIADLAARYNWTYTALVYDDSDEGRYRASLFQQEAAKKFVCVARNYPLPVHSSETQIRKFVSSLGEEKNYSVIVMLTSKNLFKGIIDEAFKQKVVDLTWIVSDGSWDNKVRFLKNNTAAQGMFRVGTLASILDFKTFLRDLHNNPQRNEWIMEMVTSTSSVPSLQPPAPTNLSSDSNLTTNSPNPASSATPIPTTTFPPSTQQCSDPPCGVNKTKLNQVVEALVSMADSATCTIDSIFAVAHALAHREKCKKNCPENHEFHTYIQNVNFKSLSGHRIRFNHKRNLYETEYKIWNLQKNVDSSAMSADDLSKLKLSPVGSWKQSGNGTPEMTLRSVKEIQWNAKSDEIPKSICHEPCNPGTYKALRKNPAESECCWHCIKCAKNTVSKIEDSLACTACPDGYAASTAQDDCIEQYEDYAYWSDAGSLVMLFIMVVGVCFSVYVAVVFFKNRDTPVMRRSKNALLITLPLVIILFLVPIPLFSKPSDLSCEGYRAFFTLALCIPLTALIAKSLYVDNRFYDEEGQIKESWGNSMCTPRIVVAMVTIIVHVIVIIIIALFFPNHILRFPTDDPFTVYIECSIHTGFGFLFIILYIMFIATLYSILSANEEISPENDMEVRWTSLCIFFWYAICFIYVAVGHGVYGKGKVWGLAFVDFMFAVDILACIYLPKWYVIVFQPEKNQADVSPWSIYVKTQEQASLRVTNEDSPMMEKRGSAEEPAKNKDHGDPDKTESQELMNDTDV, encoded by the exons ATGGATCAGTGCATTGCACGTGTTCCGCTAATGGTGATCCTCTTGTCCTTCATTTTACAAGCTGCAAACACAGCGTCGGCGGGCAAATCTTTAAAAAGAAACGGCGAGGCGTTAATTGGTGGTCTTGTTTCCGTGCATCAAAAGGGAAGCGTCTCAGACAGTGAGTGCGCCACCCCAGACTTAAACGGCATCTTGACTGTGGAAGCTATTTTGTTTGCCATCGAAGAAATTAATAGCAAAAAACACGTTGATCTTAAAGCAACGCTGGGATGTGATATCAGGGACACTTGTCCTCGTCCGTACAAGGCTGCGTTGGATCTGGTTTTATACAGACCAAAGGAGCCATTCTTGGCTGCAGCGGTGGGAAAACTTCCCCATGATGAACAGTCGGAGTATCGCCACGTAATATTGCTTCTGCTTAGCTCTTCGACCCCTCACATGAGCTGCATCCCTTCAACGTACCGTGTGAAGAAAAAACCAGACTTAATCTCACATGCGGAATTTATTTTTCACGCTACTGCGAGGGACAGAACCAATTTAAGAGCGATCGCTGATCTTGCCGCTCGTTATAACTGGACTTACACTGCACTGGTTTACGATGACAGCGACGAAGGAAGATATAGAGCGAGTTTATTTCAGCAGGAAGCTGCTAAGAAGTTTGTTTGTGTCGCTAGGAATTACCCGTTGCCAGTCCACTCAAGTGAAACCCAAATCAGGAAATTTGTTTCATCACTAGGGGAGGAGAAGAACTATTCCGTCATCGTAATGTTGACATCGAAGAACTTATTTAAAGGAATTATTGATGAAGCATTTAAGCAGAAAGTCGTTGATCTTACGTGGATCGTGAGCGATGGTTCTTGGGACAACAAAGTCAGGTTTTTAAAGAACAACACTGCAGCGCAAGGCATGTTCAGAGTTGGGACCTTAGCTTCCATCCTTGACTTTAAAACATTTCTGCGCGACCTACACAATAATCCTCAAAGAAACGAATGGATTATGGAAATGGTGACCTCAACGAGTTCCGTTCCTTCTCTTCAACCTCCTGCCCCAACAAATTTATCATCTGACTCCAACTTAACCACGAACTCACCGAACCCGGCCTCATCTGCGACACCGATTCCCACTACCACTTTCCCTCCCAGCACGCAACAATGCAGTGATCCACCCTGCGGAGTTAACAAAACCAAACTTAACCAG GTCGTTGAGGCGTTGGTGTCCATGGCAGACAGCGCTACCTGTACTATTGATTCAATCTTCGCCGTGGCACACGCTCTCGCTCACagagaaaaatgcaagaaaaactgTCCTGAAAATCACGAATTTCACACTTACATTCAAAACGTGAACTTCAAGAGCCTCAGTGGGCACAGGATTCGTTTTAATCACAAGAGAAATCTCTACGAAACAGAGTACAAGATATGGAACCTGCAGAAAAATGTGGATAGTTCAGCTATGTCAGCCGACGATCTATCGAAACTTAAGCTGTCGCCAGTCGGGAGTTGGAAGCAATCAGGAAATGGAACTCCAGAGATGACCCTGCGGTCCGTGAAAGAAATTCAGTGGAACGCTAAAAGTGATGAAATACCAAAGTCTATTTGCCACGAGCCTTGCAACCCTGGAACGTACAAAGCTTTGAGGAAAAACCCCGCGGAATCTGAATGCTGTTGGCATTGCATAAAGTGTGCCAAGAATACCGTCAGCAAAATAGAAGATTCGTTGGCTTGCACAGCATGCCCAGATGGTTACGCAGCCAGCACTGCACAGGACGACTGTATTGAGCAATACGAAGATTATGCCTATTGGAGCGACGCTGGTAGCTTAGTGATGCTGTTTATCATGGTGGTGGGAGTTTGCTTCAGTGTCTACGTTGCAGTGGTATTCTTTAAGAACAGAGACACACCAGTGATGCGTCGTTCGAAAAATGCCTTACTCATCACGTTGCCATTGGTGATTATCCTCTTTCTGGTTCCAATTCCTCTCTTCAGCAAGCCGAGCGATTTGTCTTGTGAAGGTTACCGAGCCTTTTTCACCTTGGCTCTTTGTATTCCTCTGACTGCCTTGATAGCCAAGAGCCTCTATGTCGACAACCGCTTTTATGATGAAGAGGGCCAGATCAAAGAAAGCTGGGGAAACAGCATGTGTACTCCACGAATCGTAGTTGCCATGGTGACCATCATAGTCCACGTGATTGTGATCATTATTATCGCTCTTTTCTTTCCCAACCACATCTTGCGCTTCCCCACAGATGATCCTTTCACGGTCTACATTGAGTGTTCCATCCACACTGGCTTCGGCTTTTTGTTTATCATATTATACATTATGTTCATTGCGACTTTATACTCCATTCTGTCTGCAAACGAAGAAATCAGCCCAGAGAATGACATGGAAGTACGATGGACTTCCCTTTGCATTTTCTTCTGGTACGCCATCTGTTTCATCTACGTGGCGGTCGGCCATGGCGTGTACGGTAAAGGGAAGGTTTGGGGTTTGGCGTTCGTTGACTTCATGTTCGCTGTCGACATTCTGGCCTGCATTTATCTCCCTAAGTGGTATGTCATCGTCTTTCAACCGGAAAAGAATCAAGCCGATGTCTCTCCATGGAGTATATACGTAAAGACCCAGGAACAAGCGTCCTTACGCGTCACAAATGAAGATTCGCCCATGATGGAAAAACGCGGCAGTGCTGAGGAGCCTGCTAAGAACAAGGACCACGGAGATCCGGATAAAACTGAGTCACAGGAACTCATGAACGACACCGATGTTTAA